The genomic interval TTTTAAACAGTGTATAAACTATGTGTCATCTATGTGGTCTATGTGGTTCAAGCTACTTAACGGAATGGGCTCAAGGATAACCTAAGTAATCTTATTACAATTTTTCCCTTGAATGCTGTAAAATTGAGTAAAGCAATTCTCTCGCCCTAAACAATTGCGCCTTGATGGTTCCAAGGGGCATATCAAATTCAGCCGCAATTTCGAGATAGGAATATTCACGGAAATAACGAAGTTCAATGAGTTTACGATAATGGGGTTTTAAGCGGTCAACAATATCATGCATCAGAATCGTTTTCTGCTTGCGGATTAAATTTTCAACCGGGTCGGGTTGCTCGCAAGGAATACCTGGCGGACAATAAATATGGCCCTCGCTGTCTTCAAAAGTATCATCAATGGAGAGCGTATGTCGCTTGGTTTTGCGTTTGTAATCAATAAAATGATTGGAGGCTATTTTATTGATCCATGTAATAAATGCAAACTCAGGCGTGAATTGATGCAGGTTCTGAAAGGCTTTTCCAAAAGTTTCGATAGTGAGGTCATCGGCGGTGGTTTCATCTTTCGACTTTTTAAGCAGCAACTCATATACAGGCTTCCAATACAGCCGCATGAGTTCAGCATAGGCTCTCTGATCGCCCTGACCAATGGCCAGTTTTATCAGATCCTGATCACGCAGTGAACGCTCGCTCTGAGGGCCTTTTACTTCCATTTCTTGCTTTTGAAAACCAGACTATTAAGCGCCAGTAAAGGGTTGAAAAATGTGAAAAACGGATCGAACATTGGCGAAAGTAAAAATAAATTCCTTTCGTTCAGTTTTTTCGCACCATAACCATAAAGCACCATCCGGCTTATCAATCTTAATCCTTGCGCCCCAAGTACAAACGGCCAGTAAAATTGGATGGCAAGCAGATAAATCAATGATAAATAATAAACTACCGCACTCACAGCCTGGATTCCGAGAAGGTTCTTGTATTTAGATTTATAATACCTGCCGGTAGTAAAATGCCTTCGTTTTTGGGTAATCCAGGATTTGAGGGTTTTCTTGGGTTCGGAAAAAACATAGGAAGCTGGATTTAATTCTATGCGTGTGTTGATGCGGGTTGCCGCTGCATTAATAAATAAATCGTCATCACCTGAACTGATGTGATAATGGTTGATAAACCCTTTGTGTTTGTAAAACAGCGACTTTTTATAAGAAAGGTTTCGCCCAACACCCATGTATGCTCTTCCTGAGAGCGCGAATGAAAAATATTGAATTGCAATCTGAAATGTGTCGTAACGGATGAAAAGGTTTAGCAAGCCTGGCAGTTTTTCGTACGGCCCGTATCCCAACACAATTTCCGCATCTTTATCATAACTTGCCTGCATTTCTCTGATCCATTGGTTCGAAACTGGCCGGCAATCGGCATCGGTGAGCAGCAATATTTCATTCTTCGCAGATTTAATGCCCACGCTGAGTGGAAATTTTTTGCTCCTGAAAAAGACAACACTTTGTGTAACGTTAACAACTTTAAGTCGTGGGTATTGTTGAGCCAGCAGGGTGAGTACCATCTCAGTTTCATCGTGCGAACCATCATTCACAACGATCACCTCAAAATCAGGATAATCCTGTTCAAGAACCAGGGGCAGATTTTTTTCAAGTTTGTAAGCTTCATTATGTGCAGCTATTACAACAGAAACGGGTTCGCTACCGTCAGAACCCGGCCGGCGCTTAACAAAAGCGAGCCTGCTGTAAAAAAACCAGTAGTAGAAAAGCTGGACCAGCCAGGCGAAAGCGAAAATGCCCAGCACTATCATGCCGGAATTATTGATAAGAAAGGTGGTTAGCATCGTTTCGTTCATGAGGCGGCAAAAGTATCCAATCTCTGATAATTAGTATAAATTTGGCACTTTGTTTTAACAGGCGACTTATGAACACTTATGAAATTTGAATTAACAACAAAAGACCCCTCATCCAAGGCCCGCGCCGGTATTTTCCAAACAGATCACGGAAGTATCAAAACTCCTATTTTTATGCCTGTTGGAACCGTTGGAACCGTGAAAGCAGTGCATTTCAGAGAATTGGCTGAGGATATAAAGGCGCAAATCATTTTAGGAAATACTTATCATCTTTACTTAAGGCCGGGGCTTGAGATCATTAGTCAGGCTGGTGGTTTGCACCGTTTCAATGGTTGGAACCGTCCAATACTTACCGATAGCGGGGGCTACCAGGTTTATTCGCTCACGAGCATCAGGAAGTTAAAAGAAGAAGGTGTTGTTTTTCAATCGCATATTGATGGTTCGAGCCATACCTTCACACCAGAAAATGTAATGAACATCCAGCGCACAATCGGCGCCGATATCATCATGGCATTTGATGAATGCACCCCTTACCCCTGCGAATACGAATATGCGCGCCGAAGTATGCAACTCACCCACCGCTGGCTCGAAAGATGCATTTCACAGTTCAACATTACTGATCCAAAATATGGCTACAATCAGTCGCTTTTCCCGATAGTGCAGGGCAGCGTTTACAAGGATCTGAGAAGCCAATCAGCCGAAAATATTGCTTCATGGAATGCCGACGGCAATGCAATTGGCGGACTTTCAGTAGGAGAGCCTGCCGAAGTGATGTATGAAATGACTGAACTGGTATGCGGCATTCTTCCTCAGGATAAACCCCGCTACCTTATGGGAGTTGGCACACCCGTTAACATCCTGGAAAGTATTGCCCTGGGGGTTGATATGTTTGATTGCGTGATGCCCACGCGCAATGGACGCAATGGGATGCTTTTCACAAAAGAAGGAATAATAAATATTAAGAACGAAAAGTGGAAACAGGATTTTTCATCCATTGATCCCGATGGAGAATCCTTTGTTGACAGGGCTTATTCCAAAGCTTATCTGCGGCACTTGTTTGCATCTAAAGAAATGCTGGGTCCCATGATAGCGAGTATCCACAACCTTCGTTTTTATATGTGGCTGGTGGAAGAAGCCAGAAAGCAGATTATCGAAGGCAATTTCTTTGCCTGGAAAACTTCTATGGTAAAAAAACTTTCGCACAGACTTTAAGTACAGGTTTTCAAACCTGGCAGCTTCAGCAACTGTAAGTGTTTGACAACAAAAACAAACAATAAAAGTAAAACCCGGCTGTTTGTTAAATCAACTGAATGATCAAATCATTGTATTTTTGTCCATTGCAACAACTCTTCAGCACAGGTCCCTGAAAAATGAAAATAATTGACTGGTACATCATCCGGAAGTTCCTGGGAACCTTTTTTTATGCCATTGCGCTGCTTGCCATCATCATTATCATCTTCGATCTCTCTGAAAAAATTGATGACTTTATTGAAAAGGATGCCCCGCTGAAAGCGATCATCTTTGATTATTACCTCAATTTCATTCCTTACCTGGTGAACATGTTCAGTTCCTTGTTCACTTTTATTGCGGTTATCTTTTTCACCTCGCGCATGGCCACCAATACCGAGATCATTGCGATCCTGAGCAGTGGCATAAGTTTCTGGCGGTTGATGCGACCCTATCTGATATCGGCCACACTGCTAGGTTTGCTTTCTTTTGCCTTGGCAAGTTATATAATACCAGTTACAAACCGTTCATTATTTGCCTTTGAGCGAACCTATATCAAGGACCAGAAACGTAACCATCAGGCCAACATCCACATGCAGATCAATCCCGGTGTTTATGTGTACGTTGAGAGGTTCAACAGTTTCACGGATGCAGGAAGTAAATTTTCGATCGAAAAGATTGACAGCACGGGCTTGTATTACAAACTCACAGCCGAACAGATAAAATACGACAGCATAAATAAAATCTGGTCCATTATAAATTACCAGGTAAGGCAAATTGATAGCATCGGCGAAAGGCTGAGCAGTGGCAGCCAGATTGATACTGTAATGAACATGGTTCCAGATGATTTTGTAATTGATGTTGACCGGATCAAAGTATTAACGTCACCTGAGCTGAACGAAGTAATCGCAATTGAAAAAATGAAAGGTTCAGGAGCCGTGATAGCTTACCAGGTTGAGAAACACAGTCGTATTGCTTTTCCCTTTGCCAATATTATCCTTGCAATTATTGGTGTTTCGGTTTCGAGCCGTAAGATCAGGGGCGGAACCGGCTTACATCTTGGCATTGGTCTAACCCTGACCTTTTCCTACGTGCTGTTCATGCAAATATCAACAGTTTATGGGGTTTACGGCGGACTGCCACCCGTAATTGCCACCTGGCTCCCAAACCTGTTTTTTGGAATTATGGCTATCTTCCTCATCCGCAATGCACCTAAGTAATGTGACACAGTGTTGCAGTGATACAGTGCTGGAATGATGGAGTGTTGGAATTCAGGCAGCAATCATTAGTTATATAGTTGTCATTCATTGTCATACAGTTGTAATACCTGGTCATAAAGTTGTAACTGAAACGGTCCTTCTCATTTTCTCCTTTTCTCTCAGTCCCTTCGTCGCTTAATCCCTGGTCCCTCAGCCGCCCTGTCACTTCCACATCATTCCCTCGCTCCTTGCTCTACTCTCCACGCTTTCACAACTTCCCAATCCACTGAAAATATCCATCCGGGAAACCTATAATTTCCGGTTCATGATCAAATAACCCAAATATCGCTGAACCACTTCCGCTCATGGATGCATATAATGCTCCAATCTCATAAAGCCTATCCTTTATTTTTTTCGCCTCGGGATGTCGTTCAAAAACAGGTTTTTCAAAGGCGTTTAATAAAATATTTTTCCATTCGCTAACCGGCCTTTCCATTGTATCCAATAATGGCTGTCCGTATCCTGAAGCGGTGGTCCAGGAATATGCCTGTGCAGTATTGATGTGCACAGGAGGTTTGATCAAATATAAATAATAGCCTCCCAGCTTGAGTGTTAAAGGCTGGAGTTTTTCGCCCCGCCCGGTAGCAAGGGCAGGTTTGTTTTCGATAAAGAAAGCACAGTCGCTGCCAAGCTGAGAAACATATTGAAGCATTTGATCCTTCGTTAGCGCCAGATTAAAAAGATTATTCAATAGCATGATGGCATGGGTGCAATCAGAAGAGCCTCCACCAAGTCCGGCTCCAATGGGAATCACTTTGTGAAGGTGAATATGAACCGCTGGGAGGTCAAAATCCATTTTTAAAAGTTCGTAAAGCCGGATTACAATGTTTTTGGTTCCAGCGGTTATACCATTATTGCTGTCAATAGCTAAGCCTGTGCAATTGAATACGGTAGCTCCGGCATTTGACTCCATGATTTCAAGCACATCGCATAAAGCAATTGGAAACATAACAGTTTCGATGTCATGGAAACCATCATTTCGCTTCCGGATAATATTAAGACCCAGGTTGATCTTGGCGTTCGGAAATGCAATCATGAAAAATCACTTTTTAACCCGCTGAAGTTTAACTGGTGATGAAAGGGTTCAGCCAAAAGTACCATAAAATTTAATTTCGTGATGAGGGTTCGCAAATTTCGTTGTAATTTTGAACCTGTATTGGCGGCTTGTTTACCAACCCTCACGCCAAGAAAAGCCTATATATTATTTTTGTATGCCGTTATTCAACTCTATACTTTCCTGGCTGATGAAAAAGCGGATTTCACAAATCGATTTTTTCATGAAGCATCCGCATGAAGTTCAGCAGGATTGGTTTCGCATACTTATTGATGTTTCTACTGATACCGAATGGGGTAAGAAGTATGATTACGGCTCAATAAACACACCTGAAGATTTTCAAAAGAGAGTTCCTATAAACGACTATGAAGCCCTCAAACCATATATTGAAAGATTGCAAAAAGGAGAGTCAAACCTTTTATGGCCTACTGAAATAAAATGGTTTGCAAAATCATCAGGCACTACTGCTGATAAAAGTAAGTTTATCCCGGTAAGCCAGGAAGCTATTGAAGAATGTCATTTCAAAGGGGGAAAGGACATGTTGTCAATTTACTGCAATAATTATCCTGAAACCCGTCTTTTTTCAGGTAAGGTTCTTGGATTGACTGGCACACACAACTTCGGCGATGAAAATGCATCGTGGTACCAGGGCGATGTTTCAGCGATCCTGCTCGAAAATCTACCTTTTTGGGTCAATCTGATCCGAACACCCGACCGCTCCATTTCGCTAATGGACGAGTGGGAAAGCAAAATAGAAAAAATTGCCAGAATTACTATCAATGAAGATGTTACAAATATTACGGGAGTACCTTCCTGGACCTTGCTTTTACTCAAACGCATACTTGATATTGCCGGCAAGCAAAACATGATTGATGTGTGGCCGAATCTTGAGTTGTTTATACATGGGGGCGTAAACTTTGCTCCTTACCGCGATCAGTTTGAGAAAATTGTCCCACCAAAGATGAATTACCTTGAAACCTACAACGCTTCAGAAGGTTTTTTTGGCATCCAGGATCGCACCCACTCTAAGGAGATGCTGCTGATGCTGGATTACGGGATTTATTACGAGTTCCTGCCAATAGATGAACTCGGGAATGAGAATCCAAAAACCTTGCAGCTTCACGAAGTTAAAACCGGCGAAGTGTATGGTTTGATTATTACTACCAACGCAGGTTTATGGCGATATCTTATTGGCGATACTATCCGGTTCACAAGCCTGGCACCATATAGGATAGTCATTGCCGGCCGGACTAAGAACTTCATCAATTCAGTTGGCGAGGAACTCATGATTGATAACGCAGAACAGGCCATTAGCCTTGCCTGTGAAAAAACAGGTGCAACCATCAATGAATATACCGCAGCGCCGGTATATTTTAATGATAATGAAAATGCTGCCCATGAATGGCTGATCGAATTTGAAGCTCTGCCCAATGAAATTGAATTATTCACCGATACTCTTGACCAGGCACTTAAACAACTCAATTCCGACTATGAAGCCAAGCGTTATCGCGATATGATTTTACGAAAACCCATTGTTAAGGTAATGCCCAAAGGAACTTTCTACAAATGGCTCAAGCAGAAAGGAAAACTTGGCGGGCAGAATAAAGTACCGCGCCTCGCAAACGACAGGAAATACGTTGATGAAATTATGGCAGTACTTTAATAAGGTCAGAAATCAGAAGCCAGAATTCAGGAGAGGGAATACATTGAGAAACTTTACCACAAACTAACCTCATTCACTAAAATAATTACAGCGTTTACAATCTAAACCATAACCAACATGCATCACATTGCCATTGCCGGAAACATCGGATCGGGTAAAACATCGCTCACCGAGCTATTATCGAAATATTTTGGTTGGGAAGCCCATTACGAGGCTGTTGAAACAAATCCTTACCTGCACAGTTTCTATGAAGACATGCAGCGCTGGTCGTTCAATTTACAAGTGTATTTCCTAAACAGCCGCTTCCGCCAGGTTGTAAATATCCGCAACAGCGGCAAAACAGTTATCCAGGACCGGACAATTTACGAAGATGCCCACATTTTTGCCCCGAACTTGCATGCTATGAACCTGATGTCAACCAGGGATTTCGAAAATTACAGTTCGCTTTTTGAACTTATGAGTTCATTCATAAAGGCTCCTGATTTACTTATTTATCTCAAAGCCAGTGTTCCAACGTTGGTTCAGCAAATACAGAAAAGAGGCCGGGATTATGAAAATGCAATCCGCCTCGATTACCTAAAATCGCTAAACGACAGATATGAGTCGTGGATCTCGTCTTACGACGAAGGCAAATTACTGATCATTGACGTGGATAAGATCAAATTTATTAATGATCCCGAAGGGCTGGGATTCATTATCAACCGCATCAATGCTGAGTTGCACGGTCTATTCGGTTGATGTAAATTATGATTTTCCAAGCTTTCTTACAGCAAGCACTTCGCTTGCAATTTCTTCAATAGGTTTATTGGTCACCCTGATGACTGGCCATAGCGGCTGCCGGTTAAAAATTGCATGGGCATAGTTCAACTCCTTTTGTACAAAATGCAGGCTGGCATAATCATCTGAACCCATCCCTAAATGAACCTGCCTAACATGCCTCAGTGAGGCAAGGTTATGAGCATAAGTGGTCAGACAGAAAACCTTTTCGGGAGGAAGTTTAAAAAGTCCTTCAGGTGGTTCAATACCCAGCACAATAGGCACATTGGCCACTAGCCAGCCTTTGAACGCGAAGTATATGCTTAATGGGGTTTTAAAGGTTCTTGATACCCCAACAAGTACAATTTCTGCTTTATCAAGTTCGTCAGGGCGCTGCCCGTCGTCATGTTGAAATGCAAACTGCATGGCATCAATACGCTTGAAGTATTCACGGTTGATCTCACTGAACAATCCGGGTTTCTCAGCCGGCGAATGCATCAGTTTTTCCGATAACCTGCCCAGCAGCGGGCCCATGAGATCAATAGTTTCAATGTTGTACCTGCGCCCTGTTGTGATCATAAATTCACGCAAATCGTTCGAAACCAAGGTATGAACCACGAAAGCTTCAACCTTAGTAGCTTCCTGAACTGCTTCTTCAATTTGTTGTTTGGTTCTGACTTCATTGTGAATGATGGTTTTCACCACCTGTTCAGGAAACTGGGTAAGCGCTGCATTCAGCGCCTGGGTGGCAGTTCGGCCGGTTCCGTCGGAAACTATTAGTATTTTTGTCATAATTCATGGTTTAGGGAGATGCTAATATACTTAAAGAATTTATCTTTGCCATCAAGAAATACCGGTTCAAATGCAAAAAGCGATTGCCATCATACCTGCACGTTTTGCCTCCACCAGGTTTCCCGGTAAACCCCTGGTTAAGATTGAGGGCAGAACCATGATCATGCGCGTGTATGAACAGGCCATAAAAGCAGAGCAACTTCAAGAAGTGTATGTTGCCACCGATGATACACGGATTTTTGATCATGTGAACCAATCAGGCGGTAAAGCCATCATGACTTCAGTGAACCATAGCAGCGGCACTGAGCGCTGCCTTGAGGCCTTTCAAATTTTATTGAAAGAAAAGAAATGCACACCGGATGAAATTATTATCAACATTCAGGGCGACGAACCATTTATCCTTCCCGGTCAGATTGATAAACTGGTAATAGCCTTTGCACAGCCTGAGGTAAATATTGCCACACTTATAAAAGTTTTAAAATCTCCTGAGGAACTGAATGATCCAAACTGCGTGAAGGTAGTTGCAGGTAACCACGGACAGGCGCTTTATTTTTCAAGGTTTCCTATACCTTATGTTCGCGAAAATGCAGAGCTGGAAAAATTTGTTTCCGGGTTGCATTTCAAGCATATAGGAATGTACGCTTATCGCAGTAAGATATTGGCTGAAATTTGCAAGCTGATGCCTTCACCACTTGAGATGGCCGAAAAGCTGGAGCAATTGCGTTGGCTTGAACATGGCTACACAATTCACTTGCAAGTTACTGGCCACGAAAGCATTGCAATTGATTCACCTTCCGATTTACTAAAAGTTACCAACATTTCTTGAATAATAAGAACAAGTGGCTTAGCTTTGTAAGCCCTTAGTTTGAAGCCATGAACCTCGAAAAATACATTTGCGACTTACTCTACCGGCATGAATGCGTGATAGTTCCTGAATTTGGTGGCTTTATCACCAACTACGCGCCGGCCTCTATCCAGGAGGCAACCCATACCATTCTCCCACCCCGGAAATTCCTTGTCTTTAATTCGAACCTCACAATCAACGACGGTTTGCTGGCAAATGAGATCAGCAATAAAAAGAATTGCAGCTTTGATGAAGCGATGCAATTTATTAAACGCGAAGTTATTGCGTGGCATGAACGCATGAAAGCCGGAAAAACGATTTTTCTTATCGGAATAGGTTCATTCAACATGAATAAATCCGGCAAATTGGATTTCAAACCCGATCTGGAACAAAATTTTTTTGATGAAGCCTACGGCCTGACAAGTCTGGTAGTTCCGCCGCTGCAAAAGCGGGCACGAAAACCCAAACAGCAAGCAATCCGTTATCATAAACCTGCCCGCAAAATTAACCGAAAAGCCATTCGGCGACTTGCATGGGCAGCAGCCATCACTATTCCTCTTGTTGCAGCAAGCATCTGGAGCATACTAAACTATGATTCTCTCAGGCAATATGCCGTTCAACATTCAGGAATTTTTCAAGTTTTAGAATCCGAACCCAAATCAATCAGTGATGACCAGTCTGTTTATGAAGTTGATACAAGCGCATTCCTAAAGGCTATTGGGGAAAATGCTGAGACTTCAAACAGCGCTGAATCGCTGATCGGGGCTTATGGTGCGAACCTGGGTTCAGATATTGAAACCAAAGTAGTACAAGAACAACTTACCGAAGCAATACTTCCTGCTGCATCTGAACCGGTTGCTGAACCAATAGCGAAATCAGTCCGTACTTACCATATCATCATTGGTTCGTTTGAGAGCGAAATCAATGCCCAACATTTTGCCGATGAGTTGGTGGTTTCAGGTTGGAACGCAATCAAGGTTCCCGCATCACAAGGCATGCACAGGGTAAGCATTGCATCCTATGCCGACAAAAATGAAGCCCTGCAGCAGCTATCAAAAATTCGTGAGGAACGAAACCCCGGAGCCTGGCTTCTCAGAATCTGAAACTTTCTTTGGATCCTGAGCACTAAGAAATTTAACACCAAACTAAATTGGCTAAAAAGAAACTTGCAAGGTTTGAGGAATCTAAATCATTCCCAAACCTGATCCAGGCCGGTTATTTTGATTTATTAAAAGACTATCCGCTTAAAGGTAAATGGGCTGAGAATTATTTTGGTAACACCCATCCAATTGTACTTGAGCTCGGTTGTGGCAAAGGCGAATACACGGTTTCGCTGGCCGAAAAAAATAAATCGTTGAACTTTATTGGTATTGATAATAAAGGAGCAAGGCTTTGGCGTGGTTGTAAAAATGCCATTGAGAACCACTTCGACAATGTTTGTTTTATCCGAACCAAAATTGAACAGATCGAACGCTTTTTTGCACCCGGCGAAATCAGTGAAATATGGATTACTTTTCCTGATCCACAACCCGGCAGCTCCGGGGAGCGGAAAAGACTTACATCGCCCCGTTTTCTGAACCACTACAAAAACTTCCTCAAACCTGACAGCATTATCCATCTCAAAACCGACAACACACCATTATTTGAGTACACCCTCGAAACCATCGCATCACAAGGCCACCAATTGATTTTTCATTCGTTCGATCTCTATGGACTAAACCTTGAAGACGATGCCTCAGGGGTTCAAACCTTTTATGAAAAAATGTTTCTTGAACAAGGAATCAGCATCAAGTACTTAAGGTTTAAACTGAATCAAACTCAAACCAACTGATCAGCTATTAAAATGGCAGCATCCGGAAACGATTATTCCTTTTTTGCACAGGTTCACGAAGTTGTTAAACTGATCCCCTTTGGCCGGGTCACTTCATACGGGGCCATAGCCAACTATCTTGGCACCAAAGGCTCGGCGCGGATGGTTGGTTGGGCCATGAATGCATCTCATCACTCCCTTGATTCTATTCCAGCCCACAGGGTGGTAAACCGCATTGGGCTACTCACCGGCAAAAACAATTTTGGTGGGCCTGATATCATGCAACAGCTGCTCGAAAGCGAAGGCATTACGGTGCTTGAGGATCAAATACAGCACTTTGAAAAATATTTCTGGGATCCTGCAAAAGAGCTACTCTGATCCATTACATTTAACAGCACTCATAATTGAATACTACATCCCACCCCCTTAGCAGTATCTGGCTCAAAGCCGCAGTGGCGGGTGGTTTATGGGCTTCAGTTGAAATTATTGTTGGCAGCTTTCTGCACAATATACGAATACCTTTTGCCGGTGGTGTGCTGGCATCATTCGGGGTAATATTGATGATAGCTTTTTATCGTATGTGGCCGGAAAGAGGATTGCTTTGGAGGGCTGGGGTCATTTGCGCTCTCATGAAATCTATCTCGCCAAGTGCCATTATTCTTGGGCCAATGATTGGTATTTTATCCGAAGCCATCTTGCTCGATTTGATTATACGTCTTCTGGGAAGGAGTTTGCCAGCAATTATGATTGCCGGCGGCGTTGCAGTTACCACTTCATTTGCACAGAAAATCCTAAACATTTTGGTCATTTATGGGATGAGCCTGGTTAAAGTTTATCTGAACCTGATTGATTATGCTGCCCGACAGATTGGTTTTACACATGCCAATCCGTGGGTGTTGATTCTGATACTGGCAGGAATTTACTTTGTCATGGGCCTTGCTTCTGCTATTGCTGGCTATATAATAGGCCGGCGATCAGTGGAGTTGAAGCCGTCTGAAATGTCACCTCAACTTATTGCGGGTAGAACATTATTCAGGGATAACGAAAAACAAAACTATTCCACCTTCTTATTGTTCATGAATTTACTGGCTATTCCCGTGGGTATTATTTTAATGAACAGCGCGCCGATTTACATTTCTATCTCTGTATGTTCAGGATACATTATCTTTTGCCTTGTCTATTATCCCATTCTTCTGCGAAGGTTCAAAAACCCATTGATTTGGGTTCAGTTTGTAATAATCATTGTTTTATCCGGGCTCTTTTGGAAGAGTGATCTGGAGCAAAATGGCATGTTTGATTGGGCAAGTCTGCAGGCCGGTATTGAAATGTCGTTCAGGGCCTTGTTGGTAATTTCAGGTTTCACCGGTATTTCATCGGAGCTCAGAAGTCCTTTGGTTCGCGCATTTTTATTCAAAAGAGGACTCAGGCAGGTTTACGGCGCTGTTTCACTGGCTTTCCAGGCTTTGCCCTCAATGCTCGAAGATGCCGTTAAGCCGCGCGAGTTATTCCGTCAGCCACTCACAGCAGTAGCCCGAATGCTGTCACGCGCCGGGCAGTGGGAGAAAGTATTTGCACAATCGGCCAACGAAAAAGCTTTTTAACCTGTATAATTCACACCGCAACGACGCTCCCGATGGTTATCGGGAGACGCAATGATTTGATTTAAAATAGAACTTGCCGTTGGCTTTAGCCACATCCGTGTTTTGGCTAGAATCAACAGGTATGTTTTCCACAAACACAGTGGTTTATAGAACCGTCATTCATTAAAACTATTTTCCCGTTAAGTTAAAATGACTTCTTACTTTTGTAGCCCAGCCATATGATTTAATGAAAGCACGTTCAGCAAATTCGAACCAGGAGATGAGTTTCTGGGAACACCTTGAAGACCTGCGTGGAACCCTTGTGCGTTCCGTGGCAGGAATCATGATCTTTTCTGTGGTAGCATTCTTAAACCGCAATGTCATTTTCGATCACGTTATTCTTGCACCAAAAGATTCCGATTTCATCACCAATGTATTGCTTTGTAAGCTGGGTAAGTTTTTATCTTTGCCATCGCTTTGCATTGACGATCTTTCGCTGCAAATCATCAACATTCAAATGTCAGGTCAGTTCATGATCCATTTATATGCAAGCATGGCAGTTGGTTTTGTTTTGGCTTCACCCTATATCGTTTATCAGTTCTGGAAATTCATAGTGCCTGCTTTAAAGCCCGAGGAACGAAAATACAGCCGCCGTGCTGTTTTCGTGATTTCTTTCCTTTTTTTTGCAGGAGTTCTTTTCAGCTATTTTGTTATCGTTCCGCTTACAATAAACTTTTTAGGAACCTACCAGGTAAGCGAGTTTGTTGAGAACCGTATATCACTACAATCTTATATCAGCACCGTTATCTCTGTTACACTGGGAGTAGGCATTGTGTTCGAATTACCGGTAGTAATATATTTCCTGGCCCGCGTTGGACTGGTAAATTCAAGCTTTTTACGCAAGAACCGAAAATACATGCTGATCATTATTCTTATTATTTCAGCCATCATCACACCACCCGATGTTTTCAGCCAGATACTTGTGAGCATTCCTTTACTGGCATTATATGAGCTTAGCATTTACATTGCCAGAAGAGTCAACCCGGAATAATCTGCGGTGTAACCTTTCGGTTCTGATGGCGTCAAAA from Bacteroidales bacterium carries:
- a CDS encoding LptF/LptG family permease; the protein is MKIIDWYIIRKFLGTFFYAIALLAIIIIIFDLSEKIDDFIEKDAPLKAIIFDYYLNFIPYLVNMFSSLFTFIAVIFFTSRMATNTEIIAILSSGISFWRLMRPYLISATLLGLLSFALASYIIPVTNRSLFAFERTYIKDQKRNHQANIHMQINPGVYVYVERFNSFTDAGSKFSIEKIDSTGLYYKLTAEQIKYDSINKIWSIINYQVRQIDSIGERLSSGSQIDTVMNMVPDDFVIDVDRIKVLTSPELNEVIAIEKMKGSGAVIAYQVEKHSRIAFPFANIILAIIGVSVSSRKIRGGTGLHLGIGLTLTFSYVLFMQISTVYGVYGGLPPVIATWLPNLFFGIMAIFLIRNAPK
- a CDS encoding 4-(cytidine 5'-diphospho)-2-C-methyl-D-erythritol kinase: MIAFPNAKINLGLNIIRKRNDGFHDIETVMFPIALCDVLEIMESNAGATVFNCTGLAIDSNNGITAGTKNIVIRLYELLKMDFDLPAVHIHLHKVIPIGAGLGGGSSDCTHAIMLLNNLFNLALTKDQMLQYVSQLGSDCAFFIENKPALATGRGEKLQPLTLKLGGYYLYLIKPPVHINTAQAYSWTTASGYGQPLLDTMERPVSEWKNILLNAFEKPVFERHPEAKKIKDRLYEIGALYASMSGSGSAIFGLFDHEPEIIGFPDGYFQWIGKL
- a CDS encoding sigma-70 family RNA polymerase sigma factor; the encoded protein is MEVKGPQSERSLRDQDLIKLAIGQGDQRAYAELMRLYWKPVYELLLKKSKDETTADDLTIETFGKAFQNLHQFTPEFAFITWINKIASNHFIDYKRKTKRHTLSIDDTFEDSEGHIYCPPGIPCEQPDPVENLIRKQKTILMHDIVDRLKPHYRKLIELRYFREYSYLEIAAEFDMPLGTIKAQLFRARELLYSILQHSREKL
- a CDS encoding glycosyltransferase, giving the protein MLTTFLINNSGMIVLGIFAFAWLVQLFYYWFFYSRLAFVKRRPGSDGSEPVSVVIAAHNEAYKLEKNLPLVLEQDYPDFEVIVVNDGSHDETEMVLTLLAQQYPRLKVVNVTQSVVFFRSKKFPLSVGIKSAKNEILLLTDADCRPVSNQWIREMQASYDKDAEIVLGYGPYEKLPGLLNLFIRYDTFQIAIQYFSFALSGRAYMGVGRNLSYKKSLFYKHKGFINHYHISSGDDDLFINAAATRINTRIELNPASYVFSEPKKTLKSWITQKRRHFTTGRYYKSKYKNLLGIQAVSAVVYYLSLIYLLAIQFYWPFVLGAQGLRLISRMVLYGYGAKKLNERNLFLLSPMFDPFFTFFNPLLALNSLVFKSKKWK
- the tgt gene encoding tRNA guanosine(34) transglycosylase Tgt, which codes for MKFELTTKDPSSKARAGIFQTDHGSIKTPIFMPVGTVGTVKAVHFRELAEDIKAQIILGNTYHLYLRPGLEIISQAGGLHRFNGWNRPILTDSGGYQVYSLTSIRKLKEEGVVFQSHIDGSSHTFTPENVMNIQRTIGADIIMAFDECTPYPCEYEYARRSMQLTHRWLERCISQFNITDPKYGYNQSLFPIVQGSVYKDLRSQSAENIASWNADGNAIGGLSVGEPAEVMYEMTELVCGILPQDKPRYLMGVGTPVNILESIALGVDMFDCVMPTRNGRNGMLFTKEGIINIKNEKWKQDFSSIDPDGESFVDRAYSKAYLRHLFASKEMLGPMIASIHNLRFYMWLVEEARKQIIEGNFFAWKTSMVKKLSHRL